From a region of the Tissierellales bacterium genome:
- the dpaL gene encoding diaminopropionate ammonia-lyase, whose product MNDLKWVANELPKTENKQLELMSEKHVAEAFAFHKSFPQYSETPLAKLDNMAEFLGLKNLYVKDESYRFGLNAFKVLGGSYAIGRYIAERLNKDISDMSYDYLVSDELKKEFGQTTFYTATDGNHGRGLAWAANQLGQKSVVYMPKGSSETRLKNIQKENATATIEEVNYDECVRIAVAESAKVPNSVVVQDTAWEGYEKLPTWIMQGYGTMAKEANDQLHGYGCQRPTHVFIQAGVGSLAGAVQGFFANAYPENPPIVTVVEPNKADCIYRSAAAKDGNIRIVDDDMQTIMAGLACGEPNTISWDILKNNSSFFISCPDFISANGMRILAAPFRGDEKVVSGESGAVTMGMLYEIMTNESLKDLKAALKLDENSRVVLFSTEGDTDPEIYKNIVWKGQCSEF is encoded by the coding sequence ATGAACGATTTAAAATGGGTTGCAAATGAGCTTCCCAAAACAGAAAACAAACAATTAGAACTAATGTCTGAAAAACACGTGGCTGAGGCTTTTGCTTTTCACAAGAGTTTTCCACAATACAGTGAAACTCCACTAGCAAAACTTGATAATATGGCTGAGTTTTTGGGACTTAAAAATTTATATGTGAAAGATGAATCTTATAGATTTGGACTAAATGCATTTAAAGTGCTTGGTGGTTCATATGCTATCGGAAGATACATCGCTGAAAGATTGAATAAAGATATATCAGATATGTCTTATGATTATTTAGTTTCTGATGAACTAAAAAAAGAGTTTGGTCAAACTACTTTCTACACTGCAACAGATGGTAATCATGGCCGTGGACTTGCTTGGGCTGCTAATCAATTAGGTCAAAAATCTGTTGTTTACATGCCAAAGGGTTCTTCTGAAACTAGACTTAAAAATATACAAAAAGAAAATGCAACAGCTACTATAGAAGAAGTTAATTACGACGAGTGTGTAAGGATTGCCGTAGCTGAGTCTGCTAAAGTTCCTAATTCAGTAGTAGTTCAAGATACTGCTTGGGAAGGTTATGAAAAGCTTCCAACTTGGATTATGCAAGGTTATGGCACTATGGCAAAAGAAGCTAATGATCAGCTTCATGGCTATGGATGCCAAAGACCTACTCATGTATTTATTCAAGCGGGTGTTGGTTCTCTAGCAGGTGCAGTTCAAGGTTTCTTTGCAAATGCTTATCCTGAGAATCCACCTATTGTTACTGTAGTAGAGCCAAATAAAGCAGATTGTATATATCGTTCTGCTGCTGCTAAGGATGGAAACATCAGAATAGTAGATGACGATATGCAAACTATAATGGCTGGACTTGCATGTGGTGAACCTAATACGATATCTTGGGATATCCTAAAAAATAATAGTTCTTTCTTCATCTCTTGTCCTGATTTTATATCTGCTAATGGTATGAGAATATTAGCAGCACCTTTTAGAGGCGATGAAAAAGTAGTTTCTGGTGAATCTGGTGCAGTTACTATGGGTATGCTTTATGAAATCATGACAAATGAATCTTTAAAAGATTTAAAAGCAGCTCTAAAACTTGATGAAAATTCTAGGGTAGTGCTTTTCTCTACTGAGGGCGATACTGACCCTGAAATATATAAGAATATAGTTTGGAAAGGACAATGTTCTGAATTTTAG
- a CDS encoding YgeY family selenium metabolism-linked hydrolase yields MMDFNGIKLKAEGYEKDMTKFLRDLIAIPGESAEEEGVINRIAEEMKMLGFDKVEIDKMGNVLGYMGSGKTLIAYDAHIDTVGLGEMGNWEFDPYKGYENETEIGGRGASDQLGGIVSATYGAKIMKDMGLLNDDYQVLVTGTVQEEDCDGLCWQYIHNEDKVTPEFVVITEPTNGNIYRGHRGRMEIRAEVKGISCHGSAPERGDNAIYKMADILQEVRDLNEKLHVDPFLGKGTITVSEIFFNSPSRCAVADMCAVSLDRRLTDGETYESALEEVRNLPFAKKYNAEVTMYKYDRPSYTGLVYPTDCYFPTWVIPEDAPQTQAMVEAYKGMYGEPVVDKWTFSTNGVSIMGRYGIPCIGFGPGKEEEAHAPNEKTWKEDLVRCAAVYAALPTTYCKNNK; encoded by the coding sequence ATGATGGATTTTAATGGTATTAAGCTTAAAGCTGAAGGTTATGAAAAGGATATGACTAAATTCTTGAGAGATTTGATTGCTATTCCTGGTGAAAGTGCTGAGGAAGAAGGCGTAATCAATAGAATCGCTGAAGAAATGAAAATGCTTGGTTTTGACAAGGTAGAAATCGACAAAATGGGTAATGTTCTTGGTTACATGGGTTCTGGTAAAACTTTGATTGCATACGATGCTCACATCGATACTGTTGGTCTTGGTGAAATGGGTAACTGGGAGTTCGACCCATACAAAGGTTATGAAAATGAAACTGAAATCGGTGGCCGCGGTGCTTCTGACCAATTAGGTGGTATCGTTTCTGCTACTTACGGCGCTAAAATCATGAAAGACATGGGTCTTTTAAATGATGATTATCAAGTACTTGTAACTGGTACTGTTCAAGAAGAAGACTGTGACGGTCTTTGCTGGCAATATATCCACAACGAAGACAAGGTAACTCCTGAATTTGTCGTTATCACAGAGCCTACTAACGGAAATATTTATAGAGGTCATCGTGGACGTATGGAAATCAGAGCTGAAGTTAAGGGTATCTCTTGCCATGGTTCTGCTCCTGAGCGTGGAGACAATGCTATTTATAAAATGGCAGATATCCTTCAAGAAGTTCGTGATTTAAATGAAAAACTTCACGTAGATCCATTCCTTGGAAAAGGTACTATCACTGTTTCTGAAATTTTCTTCAACTCTCCATCACGCTGCGCTGTAGCAGATATGTGTGCTGTTTCTCTTGACCGTAGATTAACTGATGGCGAGACTTATGAGTCAGCTCTTGAAGAAGTTAGAAATCTTCCATTCGCTAAGAAATACAATGCAGAGGTAACTATGTACAAGTATGATCGTCCAAGCTATACTGGCTTAGTTTATCCTACTGATTGCTATTTCCCAACTTGGGTTATCCCAGAAGATGCTCCTCAAACTCAAGCTATGGTCGAAGCTTACAAAGGTATGTACGGCGAGCCTGTAGTTGATAAATGGACATTCTCTACAAATGGTGTTTCTATCATGGGTAGATATGGAATTCCTTGCATCGGTTTTGGTCCTGGTAAAGAAGAGGAAGCTCATGCTCCAAATGAAAAGACTTGGAAAGAAGATTTAGTAAGATGCGCTGCTGTTTACGCTGCTCTTCCTACTACTTATTGCAAAAACAATAAATAG